One window of Syntrophales bacterium genomic DNA carries:
- a CDS encoding (4Fe-4S)-binding protein: MSKVMKKIKTIKVDVDKCNGCRACELICSAYHAEPRYSSNNPERSRIRLIRKPIEDVFLPVYAGEYAPAECMGRDKYVIEGKEYGECDFCRASCPSRDAFKEPDSGLPLKCDMCEDEEEPLCVMWCLAEALTYEEREEEVEEEVMLSEMETGLKSLADKYGLQNLVDSVARMSQKE; this comes from the coding sequence ATGAGCAAAGTTATGAAGAAAATCAAGACAATCAAAGTCGATGTTGATAAGTGCAATGGTTGCCGGGCATGTGAGCTTATCTGCTCTGCCTATCACGCTGAGCCAAGATATAGCAGCAATAATCCGGAGAGGTCCCGTATTCGTCTGATTCGTAAACCAATAGAAGACGTTTTTCTTCCTGTCTACGCTGGTGAGTATGCTCCAGCGGAATGTATGGGCAGAGACAAATATGTGATTGAGGGAAAGGAATACGGAGAGTGTGACTTCTGCAGGGCTTCCTGCCCATCCAGGGACGCTTTCAAAGAACCCGATTCCGGTCTTCCTCTTAAATGCGATATGTGTGAAGACGAAGAAGAGCCTTTGTGTGTTATGTGGTGCTTAGCTGAGGCTTTGACTTACGAAGAAAGAGAAGAGGAAGTCGAAGAAGAAGTGATGTTGAGCGAGATGGAGACAGGATTGAAATCATTGGCAGACAAATATGGTCTGCAAAATCTAGTGGATAGCGTTGCCCGAATGTCACAGAAGGAATAA
- a CDS encoding Fe-S oxidoreductase, giving the protein METESPFKDIIDEIKELGGDAVKYCYQCGKCDTVCPWNKVTTFSMRKLIREATFGIPEVELEEVWRCTT; this is encoded by the coding sequence ATGGAGACTGAATCCCCCTTCAAAGATATTATAGATGAAATAAAAGAATTAGGCGGAGACGCCGTCAAGTACTGCTATCAATGCGGGAAATGCGATACTGTCTGCCCCTGGAATAAAGTTACAACTTTCAGTATGCGCAAGCTAATCCGCGAGGCTACATTCGGTATACCGGAGGTAGAACTTGAAGAGGTCTGGCGTTGTACTACCTG